Proteins from a genomic interval of Poecile atricapillus isolate bPoeAtr1 chromosome 1, bPoeAtr1.hap1, whole genome shotgun sequence:
- the SGPP1 gene encoding sphingosine-1-phosphate phosphatase 1: protein MSLGQRLARLAAHLQDPRKVAAFQRLCGVEGPSGWAGGEQRGPVANGGPAGEQAHPTGNGAVPGAGTPRRWRRRPRRNSLTEEDGSQEFATRSRFLYYLFSLGTELGNELFYILFFPFCIWNVDAWLGRRLIIIWVWVMYLGQCTKDVIRWPRPASPPVVKLEVFYNSEYSMPSTHAMSGTAIPLALLLLSYGRWQYPLMFGLILACCWCSLVCCSRIYMGMHSILDVIAGFLYAILILVVFHPVVDLIDNFNLTYKYAPLIIISLHLALGIFSFTLDTWSTSRGDTAQILGCGAGVACGSHVNYILGLQLDPPPHALPLSLSSLTVTVFGKAILRLLIGVIILLLTKVAMKKATIPLACKIFRIPHDDVRRARQRMEVELPYRYITYGMVGFSLMFIVPCLFHFIGLS from the exons ATGTCTCTCGGCCAGCGCTTGGCCCGGCTGGCCGCCCACCTGCAGGACCCGCGGAAAGTGGCCGCGTTCCAGCGGCTGTGTGGGGTTGAGGGGCCCTCGGGCTGGGCCGGCGGGGAGCAACGGGGGCCGGTGGCGAACGGTGGCCCCGCGGGCGAGCAGGCGCATCCCACTGGGAACGGGGCCGTGCCCGGCGCGGGAACCCCGCGGCGCTGGAGAAGGAGGCCGCGCCGAAACTCGCTGACGGAGGAGGACGGCAGCCAGGAGTTCGCCACTCGCAGCCGCTTCCTCTACTATCTGTTCAGCCTGGGCACGGAGCTGGGCAACGAGCTCTTCTAcatcctctttttccctttctgcatCTGGAATGTGGACGCCTGGCTGGGCCGGAGGCTCATCATCATCTGGGTGTGGGTGATGTACCTGGGGCAGTGCACCAAGGATGTGATCCGCTGGCCGCGTCCTGCCTCGCCTCCCGTGGTGAAGCTGGAGGTCTTCTACAACTCCGAGTACAGCATGCCCTCCACCCACGCCATGTCGGGTACCGCCATCCCCCTGGcgctcctgctgctcagctaCGGCCGCTGGCAG TATCCCCTTATGTTTGGACTGATCCTGGCATGCTGCTGGTGTTCTTTGGTTTGCTGTAGTCGAATTTATATGGGAATGCATTCAATTTTG GATGTTATTGCTGGATTTCTGTATGCTATTCTTATCCTGGTTGTCTTCCATCCAGTTGTGGACCTGATTGATAACTTCAACTTAACTTACAAATACGCACCCTTAATTATCATCAGTCTTCATTTGGCGCTGGGCATCTTCTCTTTCACCCTGGACACGTGGAGCACGTCACGAGGAGACACAGCTCAGATCCTGGGCTGCGGTGCCGGCGTGGCCTGTGGCTCTCACGTCAACTACATCCTGGGTCTGCAGCTGGATCCTCCTCCCCACGCCTTGCCCTTGTCTCTGTCCTCCCTCACCGTGACTGTGTTTGGAAAAGCCATCCTGCGGTTGTTGATTGGAGTCATCATTCTGTTGTTAACAAAAGTGGCCATGAAGAAAGCCACGATTCCGCTGGCGTGTAAAATATTCCGCATCCCTCACGACGACGTGCGGAGAGCCAGGCAGCGCATGGAGGTTGAGCTGCCCTATCGCTACATTACCTATGGAATGGTTGGGTTCTCCCTCATGTTTATTGTTCCTTGCCTCTTCCATTTCATTGGTCTTTCCTGA